In Thunnus albacares chromosome 1, fThuAlb1.1, whole genome shotgun sequence, the DNA window CTAGTTTTGCCACTcttttttcttcaatatttttccGTCTCAACAGACTTCTGCCAGTTGCCTTTTCATAGAAAGTCACTGAGACACATGACATGTCTCATAGCAACCACGGCTGCCGGGGCACCAGCTGTCATATTTATAGCTCGGCGGAACAGCTGACGTATAAGTGAATACCACCAATACCACCATTCCTCTCCGTCTGAAGTCAGCCTCTGCCCTTATCCCATCGGTGAGTGATGTGTCAGCCTGCAGCTCCGACACAATAGCTGATTTATATTGTCGAGATGTGATTGGTGCACTAGTTGCTCCCGCCACTCTTTAGAGTTTCCATGTTTAGATTTGAACAGATAGTGTATATGCTTCATACCATATCTGTTCATACAGAGACACTCGTGTTTGAAAGTACTGAAGATGAACCTGAACAGAAACCAATGTTTATATGAGATAATTAGGGAAATGAACAGCCTAGATTTGGGCTGGTGCCCACTCTCAGTGTAGCATTACCTAATCCTCCTggtatgatgatgtcatgagggAAAATAAATCTTGCTGAAATCCTTCATGTGGGAAACTGACTGTACATGTGAACAATGAAAGCCACTACAGTATCTGAATAACTGACCCTGACAGTGGTACAGGTTAGAGAATCAATGTGTGTGAGTATGCTGACATGCACACTAGTATCACTGTTTAAAACCTGGTTATTCATACTCCTATATAcattattgtaatatttttcaggtttctgatcatctgtgtAGGTGCAAGTTGATGAAACTGACTCCTCCACAGTTGAGGACAGACTGTTTGGTTTCTAAGTGCTtggattcttctttttttttaaccactcTGTTGGATTTAGCTTCTCAGTACAATTTTCAATAATGAAAAACGAgagcaacagtaaaatgaatCCTCCAGAGTCAGACTTTCACTTTAATTGTCACATGTAGACCTTCATTATAATTGTATAgcatcatatttttgttttactaaCTACTACATAACTCGATCTGCCACTGGACAGAAAGCGGTGAGAAATCTGTATAAGTTGTTTACATGCTACAGTATCCCACTTTCTATCAAACTGCTCCAGCTGGCATATCCAGGTTTCTCAAAACCAGTGTAAGGGCCTATCAAGGTTCATTAAACCAGCATAAAATGTTTACATGCGTAAAACCCAACCAAAATGCTTCAATCACAACTAGAATACTAGTGTACATGCAAAGACACTCACTGTTTCAGTATTTCATCTGTATCTCACgaatatattgtaatatttaaaGACATTGTCTACAGATTTGGTTTcctaatttaaatttaaagaaatattggACACAGAGGTCATTTTATACTTGAcaatattcacaaaaaaatagatgttttaACTATTTTTGTCTGCCCAAATGACCTCTAGTCTTACTACAGTACCTACCTGTGCCAGTGCCCCTGAGTGTATAAGAGTCAGGTCCAGCATCCACTCACATCCTGGGACCAACAGCCCATAGAGAGTAATGACATAGTACGGTCCAGAGTACAGCATGCTCACCAGCATCTGACAAACATAGATACAACTTACTTCACAGATTAGTGTAATGACAGTGTTATGATTTATAACTTCAGTGGCCACTAACTTACCTGTATTTTAGGGTAGGCTGAAGGGTCTTTCAGGTAAGGTTCATACTGCTGTGTGTAGCCCTGACACCATATACCGGGACAGTCCAGGACAAcctaaaacacaaactgtttgaAATGGAGAGGCACTCTACATGAAGATAATGAGTTGATTGTCTCGGTGCGTATTACCAGTCCTCTGAAGACGCAGAAAGCCAGAGCAGGGATGAGGTAGATAATAAACATTAAGTCCAAAGGTCTGTTGAGCAAACTTGTCCTCTGAGCCTCCTGGATGCTCTGATAGAGAAGAAGCAATGACACAGTGTGCACTTTACAGCTCTGTCACACATTGGCAAGGTACCAATCAAACATTTTAGGCTGTTACTCTTTAAGACATGATGTGACGAAGACATCGTACCAGAGGCTGAGCTTGcattgtttttgggttttttttttttggctgttcAGAATCTACATTGCATCTACAACCATACACTGATGCTCAGATTGATCACAGCCGAGAGACTAGACTTACGGTAATGGACTGAAAATTCTTGCATGTTTTCAAAGGTGGATGACTGAAACAGGCTCGATCGTAGAGACAGGAAATTGTGGTTTATGAGAACCGGTTCCCTGAAAAAAATTCTCAAGTATTTGGGGACTTACACAACATCAAGGTGAACTTGGCCTGTTTAGACACACTGTAAATTACTTTTACtactgcatgtgcatgtgtgcatctgtTGTATAGTATAATTTCATTATgtcttttgctttgttttaatgtttgataATTGAACATTTGAAACTGCTCTGCGTACTTTGTATTTCCCTACAATCCATTAAAAGCTTCATTCATGTGTGGGAGCAGTCTCCTTTATAAAAGAACTGCCTGTTTGATCTTGACTTACTGACAACTGAATGTCCTGTGTGGAGGGTTGGCTGAAGATACGGAAACAAGCCCAGACAGACACTAAGATATACAGCatgtggaggaagaagaaaggactGATTTGGGTGCCATACTTCCctggaaaaacacagaataagaTAACAAACATCTCATCATGGGAAAGAAACAAGCCAAAATGCTAAAAGCAGCATGTAAAATGTGCATCTTTTTCAATTCCAGGCTACAAAGAACAAGAATATTCAGACCATTTTAGTATTCTCAGGGAAAATATGTATGAGGAGGGGTTTATATTGGCTACCCTACACTAGCCAACTAAAAGCATGCCATTATTTTTAGTGTACTTACCCACAGCGTTCCCAAGAATGTAGACTATGGCACGCATGAGAAAAGATCCTACCCAGTAGAGTCCAATGGCTCGGTAACTGTCCCTGTGCAAGATAGATGAAGATtagattagatagatagatagatagatagatagatagatagatagatagatagatagatagatagatagatagaacaCACTCCCTCTTAATATAGACTTCACGCTTTCTTAAAACAGCCTTGAAGACAATGCAGCACTTACCCCCACGTAATCGCAGCGATCATGAGCAAATACATGAGATAGTGCACACAGCCGTCCCAATAGGAGATCATGTGCCCATGTGCGGTATTAATATGCGGATCTGCCTGAAACACAGGGGAGATTTATCAGTTATATTTATCAGCCAATAATACTGTATAGACATTTCACAAGCAGGACACGCAGCACAATGCTTGCCTCTTTGAGGTAAAACGTCACAAATCCATcaatgatgttgtcctgctcCAGCCCGATGATCAGATTCACCACACTGAGGAATGCATAGACTGCATACACTGCACAgatgaagacattttatttatttcagctgaTAAAAGCTGCAGCAAGCACTTAATGTCTACTGTCAGCTGAAGTTGGCATTGTACATTTTATCTGGGATGGACACCAGACAAACTTAATGTGCTGTCTATCACTTTTCTAATATTTAACCCCACATGATTTCTTACAATTAAACACTACAAAAGCATAAAATAACTTCCAAAAACTGTTAATATGCAGATATAATTCACACAAAACTTTGGATTGCTAGCTCATTActtgcttgaaaaattattaGTTCTTTTCTCAAATTAAACCAAATTGAATCCAACATGAAACAGACATTAAGTAACTTCATACCATAGAAAAGAGGATCTGCTGGAGTCTTCTTCTTGAGCATAAAACGTGCTGAAATGGCCAGGATGATGACTGCGGCACACCCAGCGAAGAAGAAAGCTTCAGCACTACAggcaatgtaaaaaaacaaacaaacaagaagtttttttttcaaaaatcagACATTCTTTCAAATGCAAGCTAGtaattgaccttttttttacattgtgtgtccacagtgtgtgtacatacagatgtctaatgtttgtctgtgtggcTCTCTAATGAAGTCTGCTTTCCTCTAATGCTCATATGGTGGCAGAAAAAAATAGAGGTAACATCCATAAATTGTAAGATTTTGTTACTCACCTGTTGCTGTAAATGAGGGAGTTGAAGATATAGCAGATGGGGATGGACATCAAGGAGAGCACAAACACCCCCGTCCCTGCAGACGCGTTCATTGCGGACCaggttttttcccccccttgtCTGAAAATTAAGAATTTCAAATAATGGCTCGTAATTTAGCTGTAAACTCTCATATTTTGTCTACGACTCATATTTCACGGAATGGGGGGGAAAAGTCACGGTGTGTCTAACATTGTAAACAAAGCGCCACAAAGTTGCAGACTAGCTCCAGCAGGTATGCTCTGTCTCGTTATTCTGGTCTGTCTCGCTGTAActccctccctctatctctgacacacacacacacacacacacacacacacacacacacctgttccATCATTGTCATTACTGAGGATTCATGTTCTCATATCACAGGTTTAATTACTGGTAATCCTGTTTAGCGGAATCGATAATCCTCATCATTGTTTACTTTTCATTATCACtataaataaaaaggtttgTGTTCTTTTAATGACGCTGCGGACACTGACATCTGGCGGTTGGTTGGATAACTTCAAgcttttataataataataataataataataacaatgtgtcTTTATATCACAATACAGGCAACATGGATCACAAGATAAATTCATTAGGTTATTCCATATTCAAACGTCTATTTCAATAGAATGACATTAAGTGCGTATAAAAAAGGAAGGATGTAAATGAATCATCATAATACatgtacataaaatatataataaacataaaatgtgaaccaatgaataaaatacagagTGCAGTTTCTATGGTTGTCACCAAAATTTAATTCCTGATTTTCAACaatttaacattatttatttatggattggTTTATTAATAGTAACAGGAGCAGTGCACATTAATTAAAGTGCTGGAGTTAGACAAAGGCTATGCTAAATTATTAAActgaatcctttttttttttttttttttttttttacatacttaAGTAACAAAATTGTGATAACAGataaaatgatttgaatgatttgaaaaaatgttttaactaaCCTGAAGTTGAAAATTGTCTTATTTTGTGTAGCactccctttttcttttcctttcttaatacatctttattttatttgtattttattgtgttcattttatctgctgctttatttatttgttagtATTCCGTTTATAGGCCACTgctattttaattatttcttgtATGTTTTATACAGATATAGTGcctgtattattataattattattgttgttattattatttttaagttgttttttttaacttactaCCTATTACTTTTTCTTccccctttcttttttcttctttctctataattttttaatttattttgctttttgctttgttttattatttctccTTCAACATGGAGAGTTTGTTAAGATGTGCAAGGGACGCATACAGTTATCAGCAATGTTCCAGCTGTGGTGAGGATGGGGGGGTGAAGTGTTGATGGGGggctgtggggggggggggggggattggaGTAAACAAATAAGGGGGAGtattgaaattacatttttcctgTAATATGTTGAACCAAATCTTCACAACAGAATGTCAAAAACAGGGAAATGTGAGGAATAGACCTTGAGGATGTCTGTTAAACCTGTACTCATCAATAAAGAAATGaatacaaaagaagaaaaaaattgttttggAGGAAGTGTGCGCATGCGTCATTTCTGGAGAGACGCAACCGAAGCTAAAGAAGCTAAAGCTAAAACATCAAAGAGCGATGGCGTCCGCTGCAGGCACGTAGCGGTCGGTGTATGTCGGTGTGTTATGAACGGCTCCTTATAGAAGtagaggagaaaacagaaaacagatggCGACCGGGAGCAGTGTCGGCGGAGGCTTAGCGTCAAACCATGACGGTCAGGAGGCAGCAGCATCCAACGCAGCGGCGCTGGCTGCGGCGTCGCTCTCCACGGTGCCCGCCGTCGCCGTCGCCGCCGCCACCGGTGCTGCCCCGTCCGCCTCCCCGCATGTCCTCGGCCTTCACAGGGAGCCCATGTACAACTGGCAGGCTACGAAGAGCTCCCTGAAGGAGCGCTTCGCCTTCCTCTTCAACAACGAACTGCTCAGCGACGTCAGGTTCATAGTGGGAAAGGGCAGGCAGGCCCAGAGGATACCGGCCCATAAATTCGTCCTGGCCGCTGGCAGCGCCGTGTTTGATGCCATGTTCAACGGAGGGATGGCCACAACTTCAGCTGAAATAGAGCTGCCCGACGTGGAACCGGCAGCCTTTCTCGCTCTGCTCAGGTAGGACAGGTGACTATGGGGATATCTTTATTCATGTCTTTCcatttgagagcatgatttattgattttccCTTTGACTCAAATAGCCTCTGCTTGCGCTAAAGATTTGTTCTGCTTCTGcaaactgtgtgtttgcactCAGATGTgttgttgcttgcacagatgATTTCCTGCTCTCTAGCTTCAGCCCTTCTCGCACGAAAACATCTGCTCTCGGATTGTTTGTGCAATAAACCTGTCAAAATCCCCCAACCAGTAGACGGCCAGGTGTAGTGTtaaccaatgaaatgatccttGCCTCTGAATATCTgttgaaataataatagtaatagtaacaATAATAGTATAATCAAAGTGTGCATCTCAATTGATCAAAAGAAGAACAAGCTGTactttttgctctttttaacACAAAGTTATATTTGAGGTAACTGAGATATGGTGTCaccattacatagtttgtccatcAGAGAGCACAAGTTGATTTTTCAGCTGCAAAATGTGTCTCGATCAATATGTATCCTGGTcatacttaaaggacaggttcacagtttttcaagtctgtcttaaaacaacagtcaggagcccaaatgaacatttaaatatgtttttcgtgccataatcattcctcctgttcatactgaccattagaagatctcttcataatgcacttacaatacaagtgatgagggacaaaatccacacgtctccttctgtgcaaaaatgtatttaaaagtttatctgaagctaatatgaagcgtcagtcaaatcaagtagatatctttcaatggTACACAGcgtttttagtgccaaagttcctctatTTGTTACTACatttccaccgcagctcaacaggaaaacactaagtgggaattttatgctaaaaagaatgtaaatgtggcagatatccacttgatatgactaactcaaactgctgaagcctcatataagcttcagataaactcacatttgaaggggattttttaatagccagtatgaacaggaatgattacagcaagaagaaactatttcagtgttcatgtggtcacctgactgttgttttaagacagacttgaaaagttgtgaacctattctttaaaaaaaaaatagtctaAGGGATCTGTATCAAGATTGATTATGTTGATGATGTCATACgttcatgttaaaaatatatattattggCTGATACATTGTTATCAGAGGTTTTTAACTTTCAAATATCAGTGTTAGTGTTGACCCAGTATCAGTGGGGACAGAAACGGAACTTCCAGAAACATTCAGCTTCAGTCCCATTTGGTAATTGGACTTTACACTGACAACAACCAAATGGGAACCTCATGACGTAGGTAAATTTGCTATTTACAGTAGCAGGAAAAGCGCAGATGTAACTAATgaatgatggctctgttccatttaGGTTCCCAGTGAGCCAATATGCAGATTAGGGGCCCTGAAACCTGCATACGTAAATGGCATGCGGCCATGATTTGTACCAATTACACCTTAACTTTTCCTGGTATGACATCTTTAAAATATCTGCAGTGACGACTTAACTCTAGTGTGAGATCAAATGTGTGATCGTTACCGACAAATTCTCAGATTCAGAAGcatcatttatatacagtaagctGTATTTTCAGAATAGCATTCACACAACTCTTTCTACTAAATCaattgttttctatttctctaaagaagcaaaacatattaaatgttaaatgtttaaagctgcaagtaaagattattttcattagcgTTTCATTTACTGATAATTTCTTTTGATCAATCAATTTTTTTGGTTGGTTAATTAAATGCcacaaaatatggaaaatgcCCACGACAATTCGCTCAGAGTGcaaggtgacatcatcagatgtttttgttttgtctgatcaacacttcaaaacccaaagatgtggaatttacaatgatataaaactaagaaaagcagcaaatcatcataTTGCAGAAGCAGTAAACGGAGCATATTTAgagtttttgcttgaaaaatgactggtTGCCAACAGTTCAATTCactaattaatcaatcaactaattgtcgTAGCTCCTATAAATGTTCTGAACACAAGCAGCTGTACAATAACTTAATAATATCCTGCAAGTAACAACATGAATATCTGACTTTAAACACTGTTCTGTTGCATCTGTTTCCTCTGCCCAGGTTCCTGTATTCTGACGAGGTCCACATTGGTCCAGAGACTGTGATGACGACTCTGTACACAGCTAAGAAGTACGCTGTCCCTGCGCTGGAGGGTCACTGTGTGGAGTTCCTTACCAAGCACCTCAGAGCCGACAACGCGTTCATGCTCCTCACTCAGGTTAATGTCGTTCACTCGCCCAGAAAATACTTAAACACTTAAACTGAGCTTTGTTAAATCTacatttgtgtcagtttttatcCAAAATACATTTATCAGATACAGATCCTGAAACCTcagcacattaaaaacaaaaacatgtgtacacatctatataaatatatataagatTTCTGCTTCCACCTCAATACAAGGGAACAGTATTTAATATGTGGTGTGTCACAGCATTGAGAAATGACATTTGAAGAAATAATGCACCGGTTTTCagtggaactactttctaccaaagaaatGGTTCTTATGAAAACTGCAAGGTCTGTATAACTGGGACCCTCTGTCTATATAATGTATAACTAGGACTCTCTGTCTATGTAATGTATAACTGGAATCTTTCTAGAGACACAGTTCTGtttagtttttcatgttttttatttctatgcTTTGAGCAGTATTCACCTCCTTGTATTGCTGgtatctccaaatgtcaacatAGAAAACCAAAACTCTCTGCTTGGCCAGACACATCACttgaaaaattgagaaaatatattttttgtaattaaactgactcttttttttttttttttttacataaggCACCAAAATAAAATACGTTAAAGTCAGGGCAGGGATGCAAGTTTAAATGCCATCTTGGTCTAATTTCGGGGAAGCGTTTTCTGCGTCACAGTGTAATAACAATCTCTCAGTGTAGTTTGTGCCATTAACAGTGGCTTCATAATTTCACACACATCCTACTCGTCTTTCCAACTGTTGGAAACTGTCTGGCTTCGGCCCTTACAGAGGAGGATGAAGCCACGTTTCTCTCTTTACGTCCACACCAGACCATCTACCACCCACCAATTGGTGGGTTTTAATGACATTAGTTGTTCTATTTTTGGTTTATGCTGCCATTTGTTCGGGTTCTGCTGCTGGCTGTGCCACATTTTCTGAGCCTTCAGGCTGCATGCTCAGTAGTTTTCTGATCAAagtcactgctttttttttttttgtccagcaTTGCAATGGTAAAAATAGACTTCAACTAATACGACTCACATAAAGCAGCAGGGTGCTCTAACTTATCAGTGTCATTGCTTGTCTTCTCATTTTATAAAATCTGAAATCCATTTTTGCTTCAAACTCAGACAGTTTTTGACACTCGCATGCAGAATGATCTAAATCAGGTCATGTTTGTTgctcttttaaatgttttcgtAATCATCATTTCTCCTAACATCTTTTGCGTTCATCTGAAAAGATGTTTTGAAACTCCCagatagtaaaaaaaatgctattGCTTCTGTTATTCTCTTTTGGTGCTTGCAAAGTAAATGATCTGTATCTATCATAAGAAGctcatgtttttctctgttgtgcTTTTGTTACAGGCAAGGTTATTCGATGAGCCTCAGCTTGCCAGCCTCTGCCTAGACACCATAGACAAAAGCACTGCGGACGCAATAAACGCAGAGGGCTTTACAGATATTGACCTTGGTATGTGAGTCTTCTTAAAGTGACATTTCATATTCTGTTGCTTGTCTGGATCTGAATtcatcagtgtctgtgtgtgtgtgtgtgtgtctgtgtctgtgtgtgtatgtgtgtctgtgtctgtgtgtgtgtgtgtgtgtgtgtctgtgtctgtgtgtgtgtgtgtgtgtagacactTTATGTGCAGTGCTAGAACGAGACACACTAAGCATCAGGGAGAACCGTCTGTTCGGGGCGGTGGTACGCTGGGCAGAGGCCGAGTGTTACAGACAACAGCTTCCCCTGACCTCGGAGAACAAACAGAAGGTTCTGGGGAAAGCCCTCCCGCTCATCCGCTTCCCACTCATGACTGTTGAGGAGTTTGCTGCAGGTAAGCGCATCCCAAACATAAAACACGTTTTTCATGCTGCAGCGATACTCtgcacagtttttcttttattattgtaacaCTGTACTGACCAGTGAAGCCATTACTAAACATATTCAGCATGTTCCTCATGTGTCCATACAGCtcaaaccacagaaaccagTTTGATATTCTTTCTTGTGCAACAGGGCCTGCCCAGTCTGGAATATTGTTCGATCGGGAGGTGGTAAATctgtttttacactttacaGTAAACCCCAAACCACGGGTCGACTACATTGACAGGCCCCGCTGCTGCCTCAGGGGAGAGGAGTGCAGTATTAATAGATTCCAGCAGGTTGAGAGTCGATGGGGGTACAGTGGTACCAGCGACAGAATCAGGTGAGGGGACCGAGATGGTCAGTTGGATTGACAGACAGCTAAagttgcaatttttttttcttctaattttctctcttcttccatcTTCATGTCTCCCTCTGTAGATTCAATGTTAACAGAAGAAT includes these proteins:
- the LOC122983548 gene encoding transmembrane 6 superfamily member 1-like isoform X1, with translation MNASAGTGVFVLSLMSIPICYIFNSLIYSNSAEAFFFAGCAAVIILAISARFMLKKKTPADPLFYVYAVYAFLSVVNLIIGLEQDNIIDGFVTFYLKEADPHINTAHGHMISYWDGCVHYLMYLLMIAAITWGDSYRAIGLYWVGSFLMRAIVYILGNAVGKYGTQISPFFFLHMLYILVSVWACFRIFSQPSTQDIQLSSIQEAQRTSLLNRPLDLMFIIYLIPALAFCVFRGLVVLDCPGIWCQGYTQQYEPYLKDPSAYPKIQMLVSMLYSGPYYVITLYGLLVPGCEWMLDLTLIHSGALAQAQFSHIGASLHTRTPFSYRVPADSQPVFLLVNLLYALLPQALCYRCSTTPAFFLRPKPDKKSE
- the LOC122983548 gene encoding transmembrane 6 superfamily member 1-like isoform X2; this translates as MISYWDGCVHYLMYLLMIAAITWGDSYRAIGLYWVGSFLMRAIVYILGNAVGKYGTQISPFFFLHMLYILVSVWACFRIFSQPSTQDIQLSSIQEAQRTSLLNRPLDLMFIIYLIPALAFCVFRGLVVLDCPGIWCQGYTQQYEPYLKDPSAYPKIQMLVSMLYSGPYYVITLYGLLVPGCEWMLDLTLIHSGALAQAQFSHIGASLHTRTPFSYRVPADSQPVFLLVNLLYALLPQALCYRCSTTPAFFLRPKPDKKSE
- the LOC122983558 gene encoding BTB/POZ domain-containing protein 1-like isoform X2, giving the protein MATGSSVGGGLASNHDGQEAAASNAAALAAASLSTVPAVAVAAATGAAPSASPHVLGLHREPMYNWQATKSSLKERFAFLFNNELLSDVRFIVGKGRQAQRIPAHKFVLAAGSAVFDAMFNGGMATTSAEIELPDVEPAAFLALLRFLYSDEVHIGPETVMTTLYTAKKYAVPALEGHCVEFLTKHLRADNAFMLLTQARLFDEPQLASLCLDTIDKSTADAINAEGFTDIDLDTLCAVLERDTLSIRENRLFGAVVRWAEAECYRQQLPLTSENKQKVLGKALPLIRFPLMTVEEFAAVNPKPRVDYIDRPRCCLRGEECSINRFQQVESRWGYSGTSDRIRFNVNRRISIVGFGLYGSIHGPTDYQVNIQIIESDKRITLGQNDTGFSCDGTANTFRVMFKEPVEILPNVSYTACATLKGPDSHYGTKGLKKVTQELATGTKMTFFFFSSPGNNNGTSVEDGQIPEIIYYT
- the LOC122983558 gene encoding BTB/POZ domain-containing protein 1-like isoform X1; the protein is MATGSSVGGGLASNHDGQEAAASNAAALAAASLSTVPAVAVAAATGAAPSASPHVLGLHREPMYNWQATKSSLKERFAFLFNNELLSDVRFIVGKGRQAQRIPAHKFVLAAGSAVFDAMFNGGMATTSAEIELPDVEPAAFLALLRFLYSDEVHIGPETVMTTLYTAKKYAVPALEGHCVEFLTKHLRADNAFMLLTQARLFDEPQLASLCLDTIDKSTADAINAEGFTDIDLDTLCAVLERDTLSIRENRLFGAVVRWAEAECYRQQLPLTSENKQKVLGKALPLIRFPLMTVEEFAAGPAQSGILFDREVVNLFLHFTVNPKPRVDYIDRPRCCLRGEECSINRFQQVESRWGYSGTSDRIRFNVNRRISIVGFGLYGSIHGPTDYQVNIQIIESDKRITLGQNDTGFSCDGTANTFRVMFKEPVEILPNVSYTACATLKGPDSHYGTKGLKKVTQELATGTKMTFFFFSSPGNNNGTSVEDGQIPEIIYYT